GCTCGACAAGCTGGCCGCGCAGGAGAGCCGCCGGATGCTCGGCGACGAGGCGCTGCAGTCCCGCGCCCGCGAGCTCTCGCGGCTCTACTTGGCCGGTCGCGCCGTCCCGGAGCAGGTCCGCTGGGTCACCAACCAGAACTCCCGCTGGGGCTCCTGCACCCCCAGCGAGCGCACCATCCGGCTCTCCCACCGCCTCCAGGGCATGCCCGAGTACGTGGTCGACTACGTCCTGCTGCACGAGCTCGCGCACCTGCTGGTCCCCGACCACGGCCCCCGGTTCTGGGCCCTGCTGGACGCCTACCCGCGCACCGAACGCGCCCGCGGCTACCTGGAGGGCGTCGCCTCCGCCGCCCGGCTGCCGCACGTCCCGCCCGCCCACCTCACCTGACGTCCCGCTCCGCCGGCCGTCGCGCCACCGGCCCGGCCCGGGAGCGGCACGGAGGCCCCCGACCGGCCCCACCGGGGCGATCGAGGGCCTACGGGACGGCGGAGGACGCCGGGCCGGTGCGGGGAGGGCGTCAGACCAGCGCGCGGGCCCGCGCGACCAGGTCGCGCACCGAGCGGTCGGTGTCGGCGGGCAGCTCGTCCCAGCCGAACCAGCGCAGGTCCAGCGACTCCTCGCTGATCAGCTCGCGCGCCCCGGCCGGGGCCAGCGCCACGTACTGCACGTCGAGGTGGGTGTTCTCCGGCCGGTCCTTCCCGGTGCAGCGCACCCGGTGCCGGTCCAGCTTCACGGGCGCGGGGCGGCCGTCGACGGCGAGCAGCGCCAGGCCGGCGATGCCGGACTCCTCGACCGCCTCGCGCAGCGCGGCCGCGGCCAGCGTGTCGTCGCCGGGCTCGCAGTGGCCGCCCATCTGCAGCCACAACCCGACCTTCGGGTGCAGGGTGAGCAGCACCCGCCCGCCGTCCGGGTCGACCACCAGCGCGCTGGCGGTGAGGTGCCCGGGCAGGCAGGCCCGCCACATGCCGTCGGGGCGGTCGGCCAGGTGGGCCAGGTAGTCGCGGCGCAGTTCGTCCTGCCCGGCGCCGTCGGGCACCCAGTCGGTGAGGACGCGGACGGC
This is a stretch of genomic DNA from Kitasatospora fiedleri. It encodes these proteins:
- a CDS encoding NUDIX hydrolase, whose amino-acid sequence is MTALHADAVRVLTDWVPDGAGQDELRRDYLAHLADRPDGMWRACLPGHLTASALVVDPDGGRVLLTLHPKVGLWLQMGGHCEPGDDTLAAAALREAVEESGIAGLALLAVDGRPAPVKLDRHRVRCTGKDRPENTHLDVQYVALAPAGARELISEESLDLRWFGWDELPADTDRSVRDLVARARALV